The Fibrobacter sp. UWB2 genomic interval AGGAACTTGAGCATGGAAAGCGTCACTTCGTTACGGAGACGGATACCGCCCTTGTACGGGCCGATAGCAGAGTTGAACTGAACACGGTAGCCACGGTTGACCTGAACGTTACCCTTGTCATCGAGCCAAGGTACGCGGAAGGTAATCACGCGTTCCGGTTCGACGAGGCGGTCGATCACGCCGTTAGTTTCCCAAGACTTGTCCTGTTCGAGGACCGGGTCGAGGGATTCGAGGAATTCACGGACAGCCTGGTGGAAGAGGGCCTGATCCGGATCGCGTGCGACGACCTTTTCATAAACCTTCTGAAGGTAAGCATTCTTAATTGCCATTTTTTGTATCTCCGTTGAGAATTAGATTGTTAGTGTTTTAACGGTTGTAAAGATAGTAAAGGGTGTTAGGAAAAAGTGAAAAAGGAGTAAAAATCTTCAATTTCTTACATTTTTGTAAGTTAGTTTTTCAGCAGTTTTACCGATTGCTTTTTTTCGCTAAAAATCGAGGGTCAAGAGAGCAAACACTTACATTTTTGTAAGTTGCAACATCTCCTAAAAGTTTGTAAGGAAAATTTTACATTCAATGCAATGTTTTTTCTTTTTACGAGAAGGCGGTGCCCGCTCGGAGGCGGGCATGACATAGCAAAAAAGTCCGCGCGGAGGCGGACATGACAAGGTAAAAAATAATGGATCCTATCGCTGCGCTCCAGGATGACAGCAAAAAAATTGCCCGGCACGGTGGCCGGGGTGACAATGTGAAACTAGATTTCCATGAAGGCTTTGAGGTCGCCCATGCGGCGCTTGGCGTATTCAAGCCCCATGTTGTAGGATTCGTCGAGCTCGTTACGATCCGTTGCAAAGAGGTCGCAGACTTCTTTTTCCGGGCGGAAAATCAAGAGCTTGCCTGATTTTTCGAGCTTTTCCATCTCAGCAAACATCTTCTCGTAACGCTTGTAACGCAACATGAGCGCACGGAAGAAATCCGGATACTTGCGCTTGAACATCGGATTCAAAATCACGCGATACTTGCGGAAGTCCGTCACGATTTCGCCAGGGTAATGCGTCGAAACTACAACGACCTTGTCGCAGCCCTTCTCGAATGCACGCTGGTACGGAATCGGAGAGGTCACGCAGCCGTCTGCATAATGCTTGCCGTCAATCTGCGCAATCGGGAATAACATCGGGAGGGCACTGCTCGCGTTCACGATATCGAGCAAACGCTTTTCGCTCATGTATTCCTGGAAGAATTCCGAGCGACCCGTTTCGAGGCACGTCAGGCCAAATTCGCATTCCACGCCCGAACCAAAGAACAGGTGGAAATCGAACGGCATATCGCCATACGCAGCATTGTAATGGAGCGCATAGCATTCCTTCTGGATTCCATCAAAAATGCGGTGAGCCTTATCCCTACCCTGCTGGATTTTGGTCGGCTGGATAATGTAGCGGAAACGGCCGCGCTGGCGCGTGACAAAGTTCATGGCCGCATGGCAACCGGCGCTTACGCCCGAAATATACGGGAAATAAACACCTTCATCGAGCCAAGCGTCCAATACGCCTGCCGAGAAAATCGTCTGACGCGAACCGCCTTCTAGAGCCAAGCCAATCTTCATTACTTGCTCTCCTCAGGCAAAACTTCAGCAGGAGTTTCGGCGGCAACAGGGAGAATAGCCCCCGTCTGGCCCAAAGCGCGCTGCTTGAGTTCCCAGACCTTCTGGCGGAAATATTCGCTGCGTTCTGCAAGATGCTTGGAAGACGGAATTCCCTTGACGCGTTCAATCTTTTCGGGTTCGTCCACCACAATCTGCGTGCGGTGACCCATCTTGTAAATGCCGTCAATGCCGACAGAAAGGACCGGATAACCCGTACTGCGAGCGAGGAATGCAAAACCCGTCTTGAACTCGTTCAAGAGGCCATCGTAACGGCACTTGCCTTCCGGGAAAATAATGACGGAATTGCCCTTTTCAAGTTCCTTCTTGGCAAGGAGCGCCCATTCGGTATCGAGGTTAAAGCGGTCGCAAGGAATCACGTTCTTGAAACGCTTCAAGGCCCAGCTGAAATGCGGGTCTTCGACCTGGTCCTTAGCCACAACGATACTGCGCTTATGGAAGAACAGAGACTGCACCATCAAGGGATCGAGCATGCTCGTGTGGTTAGCAATAATAATCATCGGTTCCTTAAGGTCAGTCGACTTGACAGACCCTAAGAACGTCATCTTGGGACGATAAACGACTAACAAGTAAGTGCGCACCCCGTAAACAACGAGGAAGAGCACAAACTTCCAGAACAAACCAGCAATTATATTTTTCGCTTTCTCAATCATCCGCAAACGTATTTTTCTATTTGGAGATTCCGTCCCGGAACAAGTCCGGGATGACAGGCCGGAATGACAGATCGTCATAGTTCAGCACACTAGGCCGGAATGACACAAAGGACAATTAATTTATTTGCCCAAGGATTCCTTGGGGATGCTCGTAAACGTCAACGAGCCCTTGGCGTGGACATTGCCGTTCACCTTGACAACGCAGTCAAAGCCGACGATGACTCCACCACCCTTCGTCTTGTTGACGGAGATTTCGAGCTGGTCGCCCGGAATCACAGGCTTCACGAACTTGAAACCGTCAATCTTCAAAAGAACGTACAAGTTCTTTTCGAGGTCTTCGGCCGGCTTCTCGATAACGAGCGAGCAGAGCTGGGCGCAGGCTTCGCAAATGAGGACGCCCGGCATAATCGGGGTGCCCGGGAAGTGGCCCATGAAGTACGGTTCGTTTACAGAGACATTCTTGATGCCCGTTGCAGATTCGTTCGGAACGAGTTCCGTGACCTTTTCGATCATCTGGAACGGCGGACGCTGGGCAATCTTTTCGCTGATCTGGTAAATGTTCATCACAGGGAAAGGCCTCCATCCAAAACGATGACCTGACCCGTCACATAGGCGAACTGGTCAGAAGCGAGAGCAGAAACGACGTTTGCGACTTCGTCAGCAGAGGCAAAGCGCTTGAGCGGCACCTTTTCGAGGTAGCCCTTGCGGGTTTCTTCCGGGATGGCTTCGATCATTTCTGTAGCGACAAAGCCCGGAGCGACTGCGTTCACGCGGATGCCGTAACCGCCAAGTTCCTTGGCGAGCGTCTGCGTAAAGGAGTTCACGGCGCCCTTCGTAGCGCTGTAAACAGCCTGGCCTGCGAGAGCGAACTTGGAAGAAACAGAAGACATGTTGATGATAACGCCAGACTTCTGCTTGTACATCTTGACAGCGACCTGCTGTGCGCAGTAGAAGTAGCCCTTCACGTTCAAGTCAAAGCACTTGTCGAGCGTATCCGGGTTCATCATCAAAAGATATTCGTCACGGACGATACCGGCGTTGTTCACGAGCACGTCGATACGGCCATAAGCCTTGAACACATCGCGCACCATCTGCTTGACTTCGGCAAGAACAGCGACGTTAGCCTTGTAGACCATGCCATCGCCACCTTCAGCCTTAATTTGTTCAAGCGTCTGGAGTGCAGCTTCATCAGAGCTGGAGTAGTTTACGACGACTGTGTAGCCGTCACGAGCGAGGCGGAGGGCACAAGCCTTGCCAATCCCCTTAGAAGAACCAGTAACGATTGCAACTTTCATTATAAATTCTCCTTCAAAAAATTATTTACCGAGCACGACGGCGCTGTAAGAACCGCCCGTAGCAAAGGACGTGACCAAGATTTTCTTGAAGCCCGCAGTTGCGACCTTCTTCTTAGAAACTTCGCCATTTGCGATAAAGTAGGCGTTTTCTTCAGCAAGTTCACCACCGAGCATGAGAGCGGCTTCGGCAGCGGCGAGTGTCGCAGAAGCGGCACGGCCTTCGCCCACGCGTTCCTTCACCTGGAAGAGCGGGAGGCTTGCAAGCTTGTCGCCAAACACGCGTGCGTATGCACCCTTTTCGATATCGTCAATCTTCTTGAAGCCGTTTGCAAAACCGCAGACAGCGTCAATTTCGTCAATGCTCACGCCTGCATCGTTGAGAGCATCCTTGATAGCAAGGTCAAGAGCTTCGTCAGAACCGGAGATGTGGCCGAACTTCACGTTCTTGCGGCCGTTGCCGTAACCGAGGGCGTAGCAGTAAACCTTTGCACCACGGGACTTGGCGTAGTCTTCGGTTTCCATGATGATAGAAACAGAGCCATCGCCCACCACAAAGCCATTGGAGTTGGAATACGGTTCCACCACCTTGTCGGCGGCGACGTTCATCTTCTGGCAGAGTTCGGTGATGATCGGGAGGTTTTCGTCCGTACCCGTAGCCATCATAGCCTCTTCCTGACCGTCGTGGATGACGTTCATGGAGTAGCCGATGCTATCGAGACCGGAGAGCGGACCCGTCGTGATGGTGACGCCGTAGCCCTTAATTCCAGAGAGAATCGAGAGGTAACCACCGGCGGCATTATAAACTGTGTGAGGGAACTTGAAGGCGCTACCGCCAGCATTACCAGCTTCGGCAATGAGTTCCTCGAAATCGTAAGTGGCACCGAGGCCGCCTTCGCTAGTACCCACGATGATACCAATCTGCTTGGCGTTGTCTTCAGTGACCGTAAAGTTTGCATCCTTGAGGGCGCGCATGCCGGACACGGTCTGGAGCTGGCCCAGATTGTCGAGCTTGCGGTAGAAGGCCATCTTGATGCCGAGTTCCTTGTAGTCGTCGTTCGTAACGGTCGAGCAAATGGAAGCGGATTCCGGGAGCTTACCGTTCTTGACGGCGTCAAGGTAAATTTCCTTGCTGTTACCGATCGGGCTTACAATGCCAATACCTGTCACAGCAATCTTCTTATCCTTAGCGACCTGGCTCTGCACATCGCCCGGCTTCTTGCTGAACACGATACTTGCGTTCGTGCCGCCGAAAGCGACGTTGTTGCTCATGACGCATTCGAGTTCCTTGGCACGCGGGGTGTTCTGCACGTAGTCCATCGAGCCGACCTTAGCCTTGAGGGCTTCGGAATCTTCGGCAGTGTAATGGAGTGTCGGGAGCACAGTGTTCGTCGTGAGAGCCTTGATGCTGAACACGGCTTCGATTGCACCGGCGGCGCCGAGGCAGTGGCCCGTCATTACCTTGGTCGAACTGACACTCAAGGTCGGATTTTCTTCGTCGAAGAACTTGTGGAATGCATTGATTTCTGCATTGTCGTTCTTGCCCGTACCCGTACCATGAGCGTTCAGATAACCGATGTCAGACTTCTTGATGCCAGAATTCTTGACAGCGCGGTCCATCGCTTCGAGGAGGCAGACGCCATCTTCGCGAGGAGCCGTAATGTGGTGAGCGTCGCTTGTGACACCTGCGCCGAGAACTTCGCAATAACGTTTGGCGTTACGCTTTTCGGCATGTTCCAGAGATTCGACAATCACGATGCCAGCGCCTTCACCGAGGGTGATGCCGTTGCAGTGGTTGAACGGAGAGCAACCGTTTTCGTCCAAGGCATGGAGAGATAGGAAGCCAGAGTACGGAACAGAAGCAAAGGAGTCGGAGCCACCGGCGATCACGACATCAGCCTTGCCTGCGCGGATAAGGTCGCAAGCAAGAGCAATGGAAATCGTACCGGCAGCGCAAGCGTTGCCCACGTTTGTGACAATGCCGCCCGCATGGCAAGCTTCGGCCACCTGGGAGGCGATTGCGGCAATGGGCATCTTCGGAATTTCGTTGACGTTCTTACCGTGGCGGTGGTACTGTTCAATGCTGAGGACTCCACCCACGCAGCTACCGATGATGACGCTTACGCGGCTGCTATCGGCAAAGTCACCGAGACCAGCATCATTCAGGGCTTCTTTCATAGCCTTGATGCAGAGCTTGGAGGCGCGGTCCTTTTCGTCCGGGCATTCGATATCGTCCAGCGTATCACAGTTCACTTCGGCAGCGAGGTCTGCATAGCAGTTCTTGGTATCGAGCGAAGTAGTCTTGTGAATACCGGAGACGGAATTCAGGGCGTTTTTCCAGGTTTCTTCAACATTGTTGCCTACGGCGCAGATAACGCCAAGGCCAGAAACAACACAGCGACGATTATTAGAAGTCATAGAAATTCCAAACAATACTCAAATAAAAAGGCTTGATTAAGCCTTGTTCTTTTCGATGAAAGCGGCGATGGTGTCGATGCTCTGGAAGTTTTCCTTAGCAACGCCAGTCATAGAAACGCCGAAGTTGTCATCGACGAAGGAGATGATTTCAAGGGAGTCCACGGAGTCAAGACCGATTTCTTCGCCGAAAAGCGGAGTATCGTAATTCAGGACATCGCCATCTACGCCGAGATCGGACATAAAGAATGCCTTGAGTTTGCTCTTGATTTCTTCGTTTGCCATATTTTTGTATCCTCTTTTGATAAAATTTTAGTGCAAAGATAGAAAAATATTCTTTCGTAAATTGCAGTTTTCACAAAAAACGTACAAAATGCAGTTTTCGAGGATAAATGGTAAATACGCATCACACCTATATTAGTTAGTGTGTTTAGGGCAAAATGCGTATTGTAAACTTTTTTAAAAAGTATGTTTTCTGTAATATATAAATACCATTTACAGTAATATTATTTACTAAATTTGAGCCATGATTTCATACGTATTTCCCGGTCAGGGTTCTCAGTTCCCAGGAATGGGCAAAGATTTATTCGAATCGAACGCCGACGTAAAGTCGATGTTCCTCAAGGCAAACGAAATTCTCGGCTTCAACATCACTGACGTGATGTTCAATGGCACCGCAGAAGACCTCAAGCAGACGAAAGTCACGCAGCCGGCAGTGTTCCTGCTCTCTGTTGCT includes:
- a CDS encoding patatin family protein, giving the protein MKIGLALEGGSRQTIFSAGVLDAWLDEGVYFPYISGVSAGCHAAMNFVTRQRGRFRYIIQPTKIQQGRDKAHRIFDGIQKECYALHYNAAYGDMPFDFHLFFGSGVECEFGLTCLETGRSEFFQEYMSEKRLLDIVNASSALPMLFPIAQIDGKHYADGCVTSPIPYQRAFEKGCDKVVVVSTHYPGEIVTDFRKYRVILNPMFKRKYPDFFRALMLRYKRYEKMFAEMEKLEKSGKLLIFRPEKEVCDLFATDRNELDESYNMGLEYAKRRMGDLKAFMEI
- a CDS encoding lysophospholipid acyltransferase family protein, with the translated sequence MFWKFVLFLVVYGVRTYLLVVYRPKMTFLGSVKSTDLKEPMIIIANHTSMLDPLMVQSLFFHKRSIVVAKDQVEDPHFSWALKRFKNVIPCDRFNLDTEWALLAKKELEKGNSVIIFPEGKCRYDGLLNEFKTGFAFLARSTGYPVLSVGIDGIYKMGHRTQIVVDEPEKIERVKGIPSSKHLAERSEYFRQKVWELKQRALGQTGAILPVAAETPAEVLPEESK
- the fabZ gene encoding 3-hydroxyacyl-ACP dehydratase FabZ; protein product: MNIYQISEKIAQRPPFQMIEKVTELVPNESATGIKNVSVNEPYFMGHFPGTPIMPGVLICEACAQLCSLVIEKPAEDLEKNLYVLLKIDGFKFVKPVIPGDQLEISVNKTKGGGVIVGFDCVVKVNGNVHAKGSLTFTSIPKESLGK
- a CDS encoding SDR family NAD(P)-dependent oxidoreductase is translated as MKVAIVTGSSKGIGKACALRLARDGYTVVVNYSSSDEAALQTLEQIKAEGGDGMVYKANVAVLAEVKQMVRDVFKAYGRIDVLVNNAGIVRDEYLLMMNPDTLDKCFDLNVKGYFYCAQQVAVKMYKQKSGVIINMSSVSSKFALAGQAVYSATKGAVNSFTQTLAKELGGYGIRVNAVAPGFVATEMIEAIPEETRKGYLEKVPLKRFASADEVANVVSALASDQFAYVTGQVIVLDGGLSL
- a CDS encoding beta-ketoacyl-[acyl-carrier-protein] synthase family protein, which produces MTSNNRRCVVSGLGVICAVGNNVEETWKNALNSVSGIHKTTSLDTKNCYADLAAEVNCDTLDDIECPDEKDRASKLCIKAMKEALNDAGLGDFADSSRVSVIIGSCVGGVLSIEQYHRHGKNVNEIPKMPIAAIASQVAEACHAGGIVTNVGNACAAGTISIALACDLIRAGKADVVIAGGSDSFASVPYSGFLSLHALDENGCSPFNHCNGITLGEGAGIVIVESLEHAEKRNAKRYCEVLGAGVTSDAHHITAPREDGVCLLEAMDRAVKNSGIKKSDIGYLNAHGTGTGKNDNAEINAFHKFFDEENPTLSVSSTKVMTGHCLGAAGAIEAVFSIKALTTNTVLPTLHYTAEDSEALKAKVGSMDYVQNTPRAKELECVMSNNVAFGGTNASIVFSKKPGDVQSQVAKDKKIAVTGIGIVSPIGNSKEIYLDAVKNGKLPESASICSTVTNDDYKELGIKMAFYRKLDNLGQLQTVSGMRALKDANFTVTEDNAKQIGIIVGTSEGGLGATYDFEELIAEAGNAGGSAFKFPHTVYNAAGGYLSILSGIKGYGVTITTGPLSGLDSIGYSMNVIHDGQEEAMMATGTDENLPIITELCQKMNVAADKVVEPYSNSNGFVVGDGSVSIIMETEDYAKSRGAKVYCYALGYGNGRKNVKFGHISGSDEALDLAIKDALNDAGVSIDEIDAVCGFANGFKKIDDIEKGAYARVFGDKLASLPLFQVKERVGEGRAASATLAAAEAALMLGGELAEENAYFIANGEVSKKKVATAGFKKILVTSFATGGSYSAVVLGK
- a CDS encoding acyl carrier protein; translated protein: MANEEIKSKLKAFFMSDLGVDGDVLNYDTPLFGEEIGLDSVDSLEIISFVDDNFGVSMTGVAKENFQSIDTIAAFIEKNKA